The Candidatus Cloacimonas sp. genome contains the following window.
ATAATTTTTGGGAAATGGGGGAAACGGGTCCCTGTGGTCCCTGCTCGGAAATTCATATTGATAGAGGCATCGAGCATTGCACAAAGCAAAATGAGCCGGGTCATATTTGTCAAATAAATGGCAATTGCTCACGTTACATAGAATTGTGGAATTTGGTTTTTATTCAATATAATCGGGAAACAGATAAAACATTAACTCCGCTAAAGCATAAATTCGTAGATACAGGCGCTGGTTTTGAACGGCTTACACAGGTCTTGCAAGATAAAAACAGTAACTATGAAACCGACTTATTTATGCCTATAATCAATAAAATTGATGAGCTCTCCGGGGTTAAATACACTACTGAAACGGGAATGCCTCATAGAGTTATAGCAGATCATATTCGCTGTCTATGTTTTGCCTTGAGTGATGGTGGTTTTCCTTCCAATGAAGGAAGGGGTTATGTTCTAAGAAGAATTTTAAGAAGAGCCGCCAGATATGGAAATTTGCTTGGTTTTGCCGAACCGTTTTTACATTTGCTGGTGCCCGTGGTTATAGATCAAATGGCAGGTCACTTTACGGAATTACGCGGAAAAGAGGACTATATTAAGATGGTAATTAAAGCGGAAGAAGAACGCTTTAACAAAACTCTGAATACCGGCTTGGATAAGTTCAACGAAATAACGCAAAAGATTACCGGGAAGGTTATATCTGGTTATGATGTGTTTACTTTATATGATACTTATGGTTTTCCGCCAGATTTAACGGCCGTTTTGGCTGAAGAAAAGGGCTTAGAAATTGATTATAATGGTTTTGATAAAGAAATGCAGGAGCAAAAAGAGCGTGCACGCAAAGCAAGTAAATTTACCCTGCCAGAAAATTGTGCGGACTGGATAAATTTAGCCCCTATAACTTCTACCGAATTTATGGGGTATGATAATGTCTCTCTGAATACGGTTATCCAACGCTATGCCTTTCAAGATGATGATATTATCTTAATTCAGCTTGCGCAAACACCTTTTTATGCAGAATCGGGTGGGCAGGTTTCAGATACAGGTAAGATTTATAATGAAGATTTTGAAGTGGAAGTTACTGAAGTTCGCAAATTAGCTGATAATGTCATTCATTATGGAAAATTGCTAAAAGGAACGCTTAATTCCAAACCTGTAATTGCGGAAATAGCGTTGGAAAGACGCAAAAGCATTGCTCGTAATCATACATCCACCCACCTTTTACATAAGGCATTAAGAGAAGTGTTGGGTGAACAGACAGTTCAAAAAGGTTCTTTAGTCCATCCTGACTATTTGCGTTTTGATTTTGCGTATATTAAAGCATTAACTTTGGAAGAAATGCGAAAAGTGGAATCCATTGTGAATCAAGCAATTTTAGATAATAGAAAAGTAACTACTACAATCCAAGATATTGAGGAAGCCAAAAGTGAAGGTGCAATGGCTCTCTTTGGTGAAAAATACAGCCAAAAAGTAAGAGTGGTGAGAGTGGAAGATTTTTCCAAAGAACTTTGCGGAGGAACTCATATATCTGCCACCGGCGAAATCGGCATCTTCAAAATCATCTCCGAAAGTTCTTCCGCTGCAGGAATCAGAAGAATTGAAGCCATAACTGGAACAACTGCCTATAAATGGATTCAGGACTTGCAAGATAAAGTTTCCCGAATTGCTTCTCTGCTAAATTCTCCCATCAAAACATTGGAAACAAAACTGGAAACAACTTTAGAAGAACTTGCCTCACTGGAAAAGGAAATTAAAGCTATCAAGACGAGAGGGCAAGATGATTTGGTAAAAGAATACCTCTCCAGAACAATAAAACAGGATAGTTATCTGCTCATCTGCGAACAAACTTCCTTTGCCGAACTGGATGAATTGAAAGCGACGGCGGAAAGATTGAAAAACGAAATGAAAGGAACCATCGCTGTTTTCTTCAATTTATATAATGATAAACTAAATGTTTTGTGTGTGGTAAGCAAGGATCTTTTACCCAAATATAATGCTGGAAAAATTGTAGCAAAACTGGCAACTGAATTAAATGGTAAAGGTGGTGGGAGGCCAGATTTAGCTATGGCTGGCGGAAAAGACATTAGCAAACTGGGTTCCGTGATAGAAAAAGTGCCAGAACTTATTAATTCGCTATAAATGAATATTCTAATCCTGCGTCTATCATCAATGGGTGATATCATCCTTACACAACCGATTTGTGCCGTTCTGCAAAAACATTATCCTGGATGCAATATTGATTACCTGTGTAAAGAAGAATTTAAAGAATTGCCCGAAATGTTTTCACCTCCTGTTCATTCTATTATTTATCAAAAGAAGCTGAAATTCCATCTGCGGTTTTGGCGGAAAAAATACGATATTGTTATTGATTTACATAGTAAATTTGCTACTTACCTCATAATGCTGTTTATGAACTCTCCTGTAAAAGTAAGATATTGTAAAAAACGAAGATATAGAAAGCGGATAGTGAAAGGTGATCAAAAGGCAAAAATATTTAGTACGGTTGATCTCTATGCCTCCGCTCTCCAAAAAATGGGTATCAATGAACAGTGGCACAATCCCTGTTTACAGATAAATAAATCTGAGTTGCCAAATTCCGCTTTGGCAAGTGGCAAAGCAGATGTTAACACTTACAATAAGTCCACGAATTCTGCTCGAATCGTTAGGCAAGAATGCCAGGATATAAAACCAATTAAAATAGCCATTTTTCCGGGCGCCAATCATTTTACCAAGAGATATCCCGTCTCCTGTTGGATTCAACTGATAAACACTCATCCTCAATATTGTTTCACTCTTTTGGGCTCCAATACGGATAAAGAAATTTGCGATAACATCCATAAACACTGTCCTGGAAATTGTATCAATCTCTGTTCATCGTTTTCGTTTCCGGAATTATACGCAGAATTGGAAGGATATAATTTGATCATAAGTGGCGACACAGGACCTATGCACTTGGCAGCTACTTTAAATAAACCTCAAATTGCAATTTTTGGTGGAACGCATCCTCGCTTAGGGTTTAAACCGTTAAATAATGCGGCGTTAATATTATGTGCAGATTTACCTTGCCAGCCCTGTTCTCTGCATGGGAGAGAAAAATGTCCTAAGGGACATTTCAACTGTATGAATTCTATAACACCTGCACTAATTGGAGCAGCTATCAAAAAGGCACTATCTTATTGACACGGAATCAATATGCTGTGGCAAAATAATCTTTAAGCAGGTGCACCAAGTGTTTTGTAAAGCTGGGATACACTAATTAACCGGATGCCCATATCCTCTATTTGAGCTAAAAATTTCTGCAAAGAGACCAGTTTGTCACGATTGTGACAATGAGTGATAATGACAATGGGTTCGTTTCTCCCTTTGTATTTTGCCAGCGAATCTATTTTATTGATAATAGTGGCATTGCTGTTATCGGGGACATCCAGAAATATATCTCTTTTGGCGATTTTGATGCCTAAATTTTGGGCAGCTGTGAAAGCAGCGCTTTTATTGATAGTGGCGCTATCTAAAAAATGCAAACCCAAGTTATTCAGTTCATCCAGAATAGTATTCATCGTTTCCAAGTTGGAAGTAACTTCACTGCCCATATGATTATTGGCGGCAATGGCATTGGGAACCTGATTATAAAAATCCTGCAATAAGTCCGAAATTTCATATTTATCCATCCCAACTCGAATAAATCTCTTTCCGGGATTAGCTTTATGGTCAATTGCCTGCATCGGAATATGAATCAGAACTTGGTGATTGGTTTTATCTGCAATGCGTGCAACTGATTGTGTATTAGGTAAATCAGGCAGAATGGCAAATGCTATTTCTGTGGGTAAAGCAGCAAAATCATCCAGTAGCTTTCCGGAATATTGACCAAAGTCATCAATAATAATAACAATAGGGGGCATTTTATCGTTTTTGGACCAGGTGTATGGATAGGATTGGATATCGGCCATTTCAGGATTAGTAGTTTTCTTTTCTTGCTCGGTGTTATTTTCTTTAACTTTGGCTGGTTGTTCTGGAACGGTCTCTTCGGCAAGCGCTTCATTTTTTTGTTTTACGGAACAACTGAACAATACTAAACAAAACAACAGAGCAATTAGGAAGATTGTTTTTTCCAAGTTACTTTATCTCCAGTTTGAATATTAAATTTTTTTACTATTCCGGCATTCACTTCCAGAACATACTTATGCAAATTAGCAGGGGTAATTCTTTCTTCACTGAAGGGTTTGGCATTTTCGTAGATAAAATTGATGGTTCCATCGGCAGCTATAAATAGCATATCCAAAGGCAGATAAGTATCCTGCATCCAAAAATCATAGATATCGGGAACTGCGAAGATAAATAACATACCTTGATCTTGTTGCATAGATTCTCTATACTTTAATCCCTGCATCAATTCATTTTCCGTTTCGGCAATTTCAATAGTGAAAGTTGCTTTCCAAGAACCAGTGGAATTGGTTATATTTAAAGTTCCATCAGGACGAAAATTAGGAGTGGTTACATCCTCAGGATTTTTGGGCTCGGTCTTCTTACAACCTAAAAGTAGGCACAAAATACACATTAACAGAGCTACAGAGATATATTTTTTCATTTGCGTTTCATTTATTTGGACAACAGCATTTTTCGCGTTTGTTGATAGCTGGGAGTGCATAGACGGTATAAATATACTCCGGAGCTAACTTCTTTGCCTGTTTCATCTAAGCCGTTCCAAACAAAACTTTGCTTTCCGGCAGGTAATGTTTCACTCACTAAATGGCGGATCAGCTGTCCTCTAAGATTATAAATATTGAGCGTAACCGGTGTTCTATTATCTGCCAAAACAAATTGTATAGTTGTTTCTGGATTAAAAGGATTGGGACTGTTGGGTAAAAGATAAGTTACTAAGTTAGGTAAATCAGGATCGTCAATGGCATTTTCCACATCAACATACTGAGAGCCGGAAACCCCATTTATGGTATAGTAAAGAGTAAAATTCTGAGGATTGGGCTCTAATACAATATACAGTGAGTCCTGATCAACATCATAACCAGCAAAAGCATAAGAGCCATTGGCATTATTTACTGCCTGCACAAAAGGATGGTTATTAGTAAGTCCATTATGAAAAACATTAGCGATAGAATTGGGGGCAACGGAAACGGTTATGGATTTTAACTGATCAATGTCATCAAAATTAAAGACAAGTCGGTCATTATAGCAAACCGTTAAAACTGGCATTATTACTTCTTCAGGAACTCCCGATTGAACAGGTAAAATGTAATCCAGCACTGATATATATTTGCAGAGCAGGTAACTGTCAAAGGAATTTACACTACCGTCATTATCTACATCTGCATTAGTGATTCGAAAAGTGTCCCAAGGTCTTGGATCAATTTCAGGAATAGGATCCAGGCCTATGGCATATTTATTGATAGCATCTATATCCTGATAATTAATTATGCCATCGGAGGTTACATCTCCATAAATACTTACATTATTATTAATGCCTGTTATGGCTAAATCATCAATATAGATACCATCCATATTTGAGCTCCAATCAGTTTGAATTCTGAATCTAAGATATATTTGATTGAAGTTATAGGCAGTAAGGGAATGATAATAATTTGTCCAAATATCCAATGAACCGGTAAAACTATCGAGGACAGTCCAATTTGATCCATTTTCCGATGCTTCCAAATACACAAAGTCATAATTGTTTTCCAGAGCATATTTACAGCGAAAAGATACCATAGGATTTACTATTCCAGTCAGCGAGATCGGATTATTCAAAGAGATTATATAATTTTGGGAACTGCCATAATTGCCGGAAGGCGAATCTGTTAATACATTGGAACCGCCATAATTTACTATTCCCCAATTTCCTGTATGAGTCCAGTTACCGATTCCGCTTTCAAAATTTTCGCTAAAGATAGGGTT
Protein-coding sequences here:
- the alaS gene encoding alanine--tRNA ligase, which produces MLSSNDIRKQFIEFFLQKGHIFIPSSSVIPENDPTLLFANAGMNQFKDIFLGQKEIDVKRAVNSQKCIRAGGKHNDLEEVGKDGYHHTFFEMLGNWSFGDYYKKEAISWAWELLTEVWKIPKDKLYATVHKSDAEAYELWKQVTDIESSHISYFDDKDNFWEMGETGPCGPCSEIHIDRGIEHCTKQNEPGHICQINGNCSRYIELWNLVFIQYNRETDKTLTPLKHKFVDTGAGFERLTQVLQDKNSNYETDLFMPIINKIDELSGVKYTTETGMPHRVIADHIRCLCFALSDGGFPSNEGRGYVLRRILRRAARYGNLLGFAEPFLHLLVPVVIDQMAGHFTELRGKEDYIKMVIKAEEERFNKTLNTGLDKFNEITQKITGKVISGYDVFTLYDTYGFPPDLTAVLAEEKGLEIDYNGFDKEMQEQKERARKASKFTLPENCADWINLAPITSTEFMGYDNVSLNTVIQRYAFQDDDIILIQLAQTPFYAESGGQVSDTGKIYNEDFEVEVTEVRKLADNVIHYGKLLKGTLNSKPVIAEIALERRKSIARNHTSTHLLHKALREVLGEQTVQKGSLVHPDYLRFDFAYIKALTLEEMRKVESIVNQAILDNRKVTTTIQDIEEAKSEGAMALFGEKYSQKVRVVRVEDFSKELCGGTHISATGEIGIFKIISESSSAAGIRRIEAITGTTAYKWIQDLQDKVSRIASLLNSPIKTLETKLETTLEELASLEKEIKAIKTRGQDDLVKEYLSRTIKQDSYLLICEQTSFAELDELKATAERLKNEMKGTIAVFFNLYNDKLNVLCVVSKDLLPKYNAGKIVAKLATELNGKGGGRPDLAMAGGKDISKLGSVIEKVPELINSL
- a CDS encoding glycosyltransferase family 9 protein, which encodes MNILILRLSSMGDIILTQPICAVLQKHYPGCNIDYLCKEEFKELPEMFSPPVHSIIYQKKLKFHLRFWRKKYDIVIDLHSKFATYLIMLFMNSPVKVRYCKKRRYRKRIVKGDQKAKIFSTVDLYASALQKMGINEQWHNPCLQINKSELPNSALASGKADVNTYNKSTNSARIVRQECQDIKPIKIAIFPGANHFTKRYPVSCWIQLINTHPQYCFTLLGSNTDKEICDNIHKHCPGNCINLCSSFSFPELYAELEGYNLIISGDTGPMHLAATLNKPQIAIFGGTHPRLGFKPLNNAALILCADLPCQPCSLHGREKCPKGHFNCMNSITPALIGAAIKKALSY
- a CDS encoding divergent polysaccharide deacetylase family protein; amino-acid sequence: MFCLVLFSCSVKQKNEALAEETVPEQPAKVKENNTEQEKKTTNPEMADIQSYPYTWSKNDKMPPIVIIIDDFGQYSGKLLDDFAALPTEIAFAILPDLPNTQSVARIADKTNHQVLIHIPMQAIDHKANPGKRFIRVGMDKYEISDLLQDFYNQVPNAIAANNHMGSEVTSNLETMNTILDELNNLGLHFLDSATINKSAAFTAAQNLGIKIAKRDIFLDVPDNSNATIINKIDSLAKYKGRNEPIVIITHCHNRDKLVSLQKFLAQIEDMGIRLISVSQLYKTLGAPA
- a CDS encoding DUF192 domain-containing protein translates to MKKYISVALLMCILCLLLGCKKTEPKNPEDVTTPNFRPDGTLNITNSTGSWKATFTIEIAETENELMQGLKYRESMQQDQGMLFIFAVPDIYDFWMQDTYLPLDMLFIAADGTINFIYENAKPFSEERITPANLHKYVLEVNAGIVKKFNIQTGDKVTWKKQSS